The sequence CAAGTAGAAATGTATGGATTGCATCATAATACCTTATGTGGGTGTTCAGCCTGATCACATAAGGACTAAATGTGTATGTGGGACATAGGAATACATCACAACCCTTAACCCCTGAATACTAGGCATGTTGTTGTACCCAGTCTTTCTGTGTTGGCTGGAAAGGTATGAAGGTTGCCCTAAGCATAATCAGCTGAATTCACTTTTAAGCCTCTTTACAACTGGAAATTGTAGTGAGGAGGTTGCTAAGAAAATTCAGCTGAACATATTTAGAAGCATTGTTAAGATCTTTAAAAGTCAGGGGTAAAGGCGGTACACCTGGCAGTGCAAGGGAAATGGGGACAGGTGTGATGAACATGATCTGGCCCCCTGCATGCACTTTGCCTTTGCACGATCAGGGTGAATGCCTGAACACTGCTCCAGAGTTTTTGAATTTGAGTTACATACTTCTTATagctgagaaatgtaattaaatgAACATGCTTGAAATAAAATGGCAAAATCAGCAATGCTGGATATATTCTGCACCTCCCTGAAACACAAATCCCAGCAATTGTGGTATGTCGACAAAAAAAGAAACAGTGAGTTTTAGCTAAGCAAGTTTTACCTATGTTaaccatgtccattaatttcaatgggtctactctgagtatcaaCAAGCACAGGATTCAGTCCATGTTTTCCCCTTTTGGTAATCTGACacacctgagatgtatattttttagAACCTTTGGAAgttgttttaagctgtttttaacaatgtgttttaattgttgcaatCTGCCTTGTGATCTCAGGTTgatgggttaataataataataataataataataataataataataataatgctattgtCCATCTTATTTCCAGTGAATAAATTTTTGACGTtcatttatgtgtttatttatttaatagatgGGGGGATGCTCACAAGAGTTAAAATCAAGTCAGTAAAATCTTCTGTGCAATGTAGagtgaaagaaaaatatattagggacatagcaagctgccttatactaagttagAGCACCAGTACATCTAGCTCATATTgtcaatatttattattattattattattattattattattattattattaattattacgcCACCAATccttctgggtttccccagctactctgggcggctttcagcaaaagtttaaaagtacattaaaacatcaatcattaaaaacttccctaaacagtgctgccttcagatgtcttctaaacgtcaggtagttgtttatttctttgacatttgattggaaggtgttccacagggcgggcaccactactgagaaggccctctgcctggtttcctgtaacttttcttcttgcagtgagggaaccgccagaaggccctcggcactggacgtCAGTGTCTGGGcataatgatgggggtggagacgctacttcaggtatattggggcaaagccatttagggctttaaaggtcatcaccaacactttgaattgtgctcagaaacatactgggagccaatgtagatctttcaagaccagtgttatttgGTCTCGATGGTGCttccagttaccagtctagctgacacattctggattagttgtagtttccgggtcgccttcaaaggtagtcccacatagagtgcattgcagtagtccaagtgggagataaccaaagcatgcaccactctggcgaggcagtctgagggcaggtaggatctcagcctgcatatcagatggagctggtagacagctgccctggacacagaattgacctgcacctccatggacagctgtgagtccaaaattactcccaggctgcacacctgctccttcaggggcacagtagccccattcaggaccagggagcagaactaggaaacagctttcacctttgtccttaGACTGCCGGAGATTatcgaccagtgcaaccaaggcagtttcagtcccatgatggggcctgaatcctgattggaggggatccaaatggtccacatcctccaggcatgcttggagttgttcagcaaccacccgctcattcaccttgcccaagagtggaagatttgagactgggcgatagccatattggctgggtctaaggatgattttttaagaagcagtttaatgactgcctctttcagggggtctgggaaggctccctcacaaagcgaagcattcaccaccccacagagtccatcgcccagcccttcccagctcactTTTATcggccaggatgggcaagggtcaaggagacaggtggttggttttaagagagtctgtgtactggtccagtaaacgcttccactgcgccaccagcaacagttctctttgcagagctttaattaagtccagtgcagagattcttgttgcagtacaagcttcaaagtctcagcagcaaagaaataacgacacagggaagcctgtctttccaaagacaggtttattgcagaaagataacagaaacacctccggagctttcagacatttttgcttcacgcccccacaggcagagaaaacaaacactctttatatactgagcaacttaacaacttaacaagcttgactacttaaagtcacatgacattgctaacttgccagcgtcttaggtttcacaccctaacaggtttcactcatccaacagcctgtccacatccttggaggtagcagattggaattgattccatgcaactcgactagacaggactctagcactctcccaccccagccctgctcccacagtggagtctacctctttctgaaTCTGAGCATCTTTATCTGCCAAAAACTTCACAAAATCTTTTCAGGAGAGCTTGGGGTCTTTACCAGGCcctgatggcaaaggtggttccattaaattgcgaaccacctgaaagagtctcctgctgctattttctgcagatgcaatagaggcagtgacgATAGTCATCTTCATCATCACTATCACCACTCGGTAGGCTCAGCGCTGAAATCTAACCTGTTTCCGGtccgattcagaatgagttttccgccaccagcGCTCTAGTCTCAGctttgtttcatcgccctcagctccagggaaaaccacggggctgtccgggctccatgcaattggagagggagctttggagccagacagtcaatagccctggttaactccgtatTACAGCGgtccaccagggaatcagctgaaaggccatcaacatgggataaaccatcccctaccactctctggaaaccatttggatccattaagtggtgggggcgaaCCATCTGAATTGGTCTCACCTCCCTGGCAAGGGGAAGTGttgtggagaagtccagttgcaccaggacatgatctgaccatggcacttctttagttttgcttttacttagtgtcagatcaccaacatccatggAAGTGAGCACCAGGTTTAAGGCATGTCCGCGACTATGAGTTAGGCCAAATTTATTCAGGGatagccccatggaggccatgctttccacaaagtcctgagcagccccttgtaaggtcatgttggcatggatgttaacaTCCCctaggacagcctttctcaacttgtgggtccccagatgttgttgaattacaactcccctagctagcaaggccagagctcagggattatgggagttgtagtccaacaacatctggggacccacaggttgagaacctctgccctaggacaaccaaacgaAGCATCTCCAGGAGAACacccgccacaacctgaagcagctcagacagggaatccttggtgcagtggagaggtcggtacaccaaaaggaatcctgtactgcccctattatTGCCCAACttacagaacatgcactcagataactgggtcttcccaataggatgcccagaggcagggatagtcttcaaacaaagTGAGTTCATGGCAAAGAACATCAAATGAACTTTAATTGAACTTTAATAGTGACAGCTGGAAGTGCCCTAATTGCATATTTCCATGCGCCATATCTTTGAAAAAAACTTTACAAGCTTTCCTGGAAACCCAAAAAATGTTGTTGCCTATGTTTAGTAAATGTCATTTGCCTTTTCCCCAGTGATCTAATACAGCATCTTAGACTAGTACAGGATAAAAGTGTTTGACACTATATACTATCTACTCCACCAGGAAAAACTTTGCATTCATCTGTAACGCAGAATGCAGACTGTTGGTGAAAACAGTCAagtcttgccaatcagaaaacatttttttgccaGTGCAGACTTAATTTTGGCACAATGATTTATTTCCAATCTATCCTCCAAAAAGGAAaagggtttctcatttttcaactGTTGCCATGCAAAATCTGGATTTGGTAGGATCCTTCAAAGGAAAGCATGGTAAGTCCTTGTGTGCTGATATGGATCTTTGTTACTTAGAAGTACAATTAGAGAAAATAAAGTGAAATGCAAATCTGATATAAAATGCTTCAAATATGCTGTTTGTTATTATGTATATTTACTAGAAAGTGGGTTCTATGGAGTTCAGTAGAACTTTCTCCCAATTTAGCAACCTTCTTATCTATCTATTCCAATATAGAGGCCATATGGCACTATTTACACTGATTAGAACAAGATTTAAAAATATCTAATAAAACTGCTGAAAATAAAGTAAAACATGTATATTTGTTTTCTGGGAAGACTAGaacaaaaaatataataaattcaaCACTTTTGCAGCACAGCATGAACACCATTGTATTCGTCAAAttataaataatttgttttttatgcttttaaataaataacaaacattTTTCACTTGTTTGCCGCTGAAAATTATAAGAAGCTATTTGGAAAGtagatttatttatctatttaggaAAGGGCATTTATACAAATTATGAAATAAGACTTTGCTCTTATCCATCAGGGCTTTTTAAAACACTCTTATGATTCAGAAGATCTTTCTGTGGATCTAACCTATTGACATTGCAACCTTTAGTTCataactacaaaaaaaaaacccttccactGAACCCAGTAGGGCTTAATTCAGAGTTAACACAAATAGAATGAGTAATTCAGAGTAAACACAAACCATCAAGCGTTATATTTTATCCAGTGTGATCTATTGGGGGCCACTGAACATTAGCACTAAAGCAGTGAATAGACTTAAACAGGATGGAAGCAATTCTAGTCATTACATCAAGTTAAATGAATGTCCTCAGATACAAATATATGGAAACGCTGGTGCTGTCTCATAGAAAGGCTGAATTAAAAACAGAGCAATAGCATCTTTTTTTCCTGGAGAAGCATGGGCTTTTAATTTTATTCTTAAATGCTAGTCCCTCCTGGAGCACAAGGGGCTTTTTAACTTGTGAAGTACAAACATACAATCATATGCATGTTAATTTGGAAGTAAATTTCCAAAAAagtagtgtatttttcatctttgttggaagccgcccagagtggctggggaaacccagccagatgggcggggtacaaataataaattattattattattattattattattattattattattattaatcatggtATGTGTCCTGTAGGACTTTCTTCCAAGTCATAGGATTACACTAACAGTGTTATTCAAAAATATTTTCCTTATTCCCCAGAAAATAAATgatgctattgattgattgattgattgattgattgattattttaTCATGTCGCATCTACTTGGTACCTCCGACTGGTATTTGATCCAGTGGGGTGAGGAAGAGCCAATTGTCAGTGACTGCCCTTTTCCTTTGCACCCTGCTGCATTACATCCCACAATATTTTGAAGCTCTGCCAACTCCCATGTACTTCTTTCTGTGGAACTTGTCCTTCTTAGAGATCTGGTACATCACCGTCACCCTGCCAAAGGCTATGGTGAACTTTGTGATAGAGAGCAATCTGATCTCCTTTGTGGGATGCATGATGCAACTCTATTTCTTCCTGGCATTGGGCTGCACCGAGTGTGTCCTCCTTGCCGTCATGGCCTATGACCGCTATGTTGCCATCTGCTACCCTTTGCGCTACCAGGTAATCATGACACGAACTCTCTGTATCCAGCTGGCAGCTGGATCATGGATGAGTGGCTTTTTCATCTCAACATGGAAAGTCCTCCTAATATCTCAATTGACATACTGTGGTCCCAACATCATAAATCACTTCTTCTGTGATGTATCCCCACTTCTGAACTTGTCTTGCACTGATATGTCCATGTCTGAGCTGACAGATTTCATATTAGCTTTGTTTATCCTACTGACTCCCCTTTGTGTCACTATCATGTCCTACATTTATATCATCTCCACCATCCTACGCATTCCCTCAGCCAAAGGCCGCCAGAAAGCATTCTCTACTTGTGCATCTCACCTCACTGTGGTAGTGATCTTCTACTCTGCCAGTATTTTCATCTATGCCCGCCCCAGGGCCATCAGCTCCCTCAATTCGAGCAAACTTGTTTCACTTCTTTATGCTGTCATAGTCCCCCTTTGCAACCCGATTATTTACTGTCTCAGGAACAATGAAGTGAAACAAGCACTGAAGAAAACCCTCTTGTGGAAGCCATAAGGAAGCCTTTTTATGGCCAGgggcagatttaggtttgatgaggccctacgctgctgaagataatggggccctttatatgtccagctgtcctttgtcaacaacaaattgttgctgttttttgtgttgaatatatgctatatggtaatttatggacctaataggtatctaaagccatttgccactgttgctgtatataggttttattttattttatttgtttttttaatcttatattttggaaatgtacatccagggtttttttccctttaaattttttgggggccccaagagagtggggccctaagctatagcttgtttagcttatacgtaaatccagcactgcttatGACTGATATGGAGACTGCTATTAGCACAGAATGCCATAGCTTGAGTGGTGCCCCTTACTAGACACATGTCACACCTGTGGTAAGGGAACTTCACAGGTTGTCTATTAAGTACCAAGCCAGATTTAAAGTTATGTTACTAaaatataaagccctaaacagctctgGACTATGTTATCTGAAAGAACCAATTGCCCTCCATTAAGCTCAGCAAATGGAACAAATTTAGCCTTTCCATGAACTTCTGGTTATCATCTTCTGGTGATGCAGAGACAGACCTTGTGTCACTGGTGTTATGTAAAgcactccctgctgaaatacaagAGGACACACCTATATTGGCATCGCACCGGGCTTTGAAGACACAGACATTCCCTTGGTCTCTCAAAATGTTTCAagcactgtattgttttaatgggattgttttactgCATGTTTTAATGATGGAGGTTtatgtttcaatgttttattgtgtgtgtaacaacaacaacaacaacaacaacaacaacaacaacaacaacaacaacaacaacaatttatttatactccacccatctggctgggttatggattaattatggatgtttatattttaatatttgtgcaattggtttttatacttgtaaaccacttagaaaccTATTTTGTATTCGGttctatacaaatttaacaaaagcaacaacaataatccAGGGAAAAGTTCAGTTTTAATGTTACAGAGAAGTAAGTAGCAGGCTGCTCTTGCCTATTAAAAATGAAAGAGCTTTTTTTTGAACCAGCCAGAGAGTGGAGAAGCCTTTTTGGCTTAAGGGTCACATTCCAAAGCTTAAATGCTGGTAGTGTGCAGGGCCAAATCtaaaagttggggggggaggaggcccATAGAGACATCCATACACTTTCCCCCTTCAATCACACCAATATTCCATTAATTCACACACATTTAGATGTTTAACATATCCTGAAACAATGATAAAGGGGCACTGCTAAGAGTACTGCATGCCCTACAGGTATGCTTAATATGTAGAAGAAAACAGGCTTTTATTGTTGCATCTCCAGCCCTCTGGAACAAGTAGCCAGTAGCTTTTAACTTCTTCAAGTAAAATGCCTTCCAGAAACTCTCTAACAAACCAAGATACTCATAAGACATTtccaaaattaaattttgtgtgtgtgtgcatgtgtgcatgcgtgcgtgtgtgcgcgtgtgcgcacacacacatgttAACATCTGACTGCAGCAATAACAAGACTGTCCTAAGGGCTATGGTGCTGAGTACTTAAACTGGTGTGTAGCCAGATGCTCTGCATGACTCAAATCCTACAAagttcattgaaatcaatgaaattgAAGTAGATGTATttgttaatttcattgggtctcctctgagtagtaTTAACTAATATataatttcctctaatataatgcattttatattgcTGGTATATACAATTTAATGCATACCTCCCCAATGTATACAATATAAACATtgttttgttggagaactgcattgcaaaattcagggaagagaattttttttgaagaaatagcTGCATTgagttgctgcattctggatcagttGAATTTCTTTTGCATCCCTATTCTGAATATGACTCAGTTTTATACCACTCAGAAGTTAGTTCAGGGGGGCTGACTCCCTGGTATGTTTGCAATGGATGGTGGTCTTAATTTCACTGAACTCAGTTTCCAGAGAGCCACAGCCTTAGATTTTGAGAAACAAAGATGTATTTTTCTTGTGTGTCTTTTTCATGTGTGTCTTCAAAAGGTTAGCTACCTTCTGGAAGGAAGTCGCGTGGAAATTACATATAGCTAAGAATAGAAGTTGAGGAGGTTTCATTCACAAACCACAGTATATTCTCATGTTACTGTATGTCTCCTGTGTAACATATGTGTATCCTAACATAACCTACAGGGGGAATCCCAAACTATGCAAGGAATGGGATTTAACTATTGGGTTAAAATGTTTGTATATCTTATCTCAATTTAGtcctgtcttttttcttttagggAAAGCTATAAAAAGGGAGCAgacaagttatttttttaaaaaaagtgtttcagaggaaaataacagtaacaataaatatattttattggatAATCTGAATTTTTTGTCTGCAAGATTCATTTGTTATGGCATGTTAGCATATGTTAAGTGACATTACATTtatgctattatttatttatagaagaagaagaagaagaagaagaagaagaagaagaagaagaagaatgacaacaacaatgacaacagcaacaacaatttatttgtaccccacccatctgactgggttgccccagcaactctgggcggcttccaatatatattgcttgattaataaaacctcaaagtggtttacaaaaattcaTCAGTAGACAACATTCTAAAACAGGTGTTTTAggtattaaaaaatatttcaaatcaacAATGGGCTAAAGCCAGATTAAGGCACCCATTAGCTTTTACATATTTGAATAGGCTTGCCAAAAAAGAaacgaaaaaagaaaagaaatggtagGCACTGGAATGAAGGGGCCTGCTGAGATGAACAGTGTGAACAAAAAGGAAATTCAAAAGcttgggtgctgccacactgaaagatcAATTTCTTGCAAGTGCTCGAAGCAGTAAAGTGGGCAATCTCGCCTATAAACTGGTCCCAGTCTTTTATGGGCTTTatgtactaatagtaacaccctgAACTTGACCCAGTAACTGATTGGCAACTAGCGCAGGTCTCTGAGCAGAGGTGCTACATGTTGGCCACAGCATTCCACACACTGCAGATTTCAGATCCAGGGCAAGAGAAGCCCCACATAGTAATCCATTCACTTATCAAAATTTATGAAAAGATTTTATGTGTAGAAAACAACTGCTATGTAAAGAAACTCTCCAAACCCTTCTAGTACCttagtttacaaccataatccgttctggaggtccgctttcaccaatggggcctccaaaataaaaaagggttgtaatcccCCCCAaatgagttgtaatccaaaaaagggacacacacttcggGGTgtgacatggttgtaatccagaacggttgtaatccaaaatggctacaaaccaaggtaccactatatgttgCTAATACATCAGAACATTGCTGTTCCATTATGTTCAGTAGACACAGTATGTTTCCAAGAGTTCACAAGATGTTTATACAAGGTTCACAAGCAGTACATTAAAGCAACTGACCAGCTGCAGGTGCTGTGATGAGCTTTTCATACCTGCTTAAGAGCTACCTGTTCATTCAGACTTTTATTGGTTGctctttgcgtgtcgaggtccccaggtccaccctaataactcacacatcacacagaattttttgtttaagatttttggcataattttggccacaactttattaaaatacaaatttgtgagtggttgcgtaggcattggttgcgactatctgcccccaccatgggggacagactgacattccgcacgatgtgaaagtcagaataggggaatacacttgggggtaacaacggagcagggaacctgccctcaccccaaatgcaaacaggagctcattgctatggcccgagcccccttgacagagtggacaagcaatagttagcccccaattcctttaacg comes from Podarcis raffonei isolate rPodRaf1 chromosome 13, rPodRaf1.pri, whole genome shotgun sequence and encodes:
- the LOC128400397 gene encoding olfactory receptor 226-like, whose translation is MQNLDLVGSFKGKHALPTPMYFFLWNLSFLEIWYITVTLPKAMVNFVIESNLISFVGCMMQLYFFLALGCTECVLLAVMAYDRYVAICYPLRYQVIMTRTLCIQLAAGSWMSGFFISTWKVLLISQLTYCGPNIINHFFCDVSPLLNLSCTDMSMSELTDFILALFILLTPLCVTIMSYIYIISTILRIPSAKGRQKAFSTCASHLTVVVIFYSASIFIYARPRAISSLNSSKLVSLLYAVIVPLCNPIIYCLRNNEVKQALKKTLLWKP